The following coding sequences lie in one Glycine soja cultivar W05 chromosome 16, ASM419377v2, whole genome shotgun sequence genomic window:
- the LOC114389729 gene encoding uncharacterized protein At4g15970-like, whose product MRALRLRNCVYLPLLAFLIVSVCFLLYHYPRSLERGVTKVVLLKHRSTYYSENEELDNVLWSAKLPDRTVILTMVDESMASPGSILDILLQSFKSGEGTERLLNHLVIISMDPQAFEYCSSLHPYCIHPSIFPRPIMTTPDHNLFTWTRNDVLYEVIRLGYNIIFTDADVLWLRSPFINFHAASELTISCSDGQSGSDLQDGGIFFLKASENSLEFFKYWKLTKFLHPNNPAEESLCTTVSVMQDAVSRYSFDVQLANTSSFGDFCQLNMNTLREAYTIQANCCDDLKSKVHDLRIVLDDWIRFRKRASEGNALDKMDLRWPQKCSIRNYT is encoded by the exons ATGAGAGCATTGAGATTGAGGAATTGTGTGTATCTTCCTCTCTTAGCTTTCTTGATCGTGTCGGTATGTTTCCTACTATATCACTACCCTAGATCACTTGAAAGGGGAGTCACAAAGGTGGTTCTGCTCAAGCATAGATCAACT TATTactcagaaaatgaagaattgGATAATGTACTGTGGAGTGCTAAATTGCCAGACAGAACAGTTATCCTAACCATGGTAGATGAATCAATGGCAAGTCCTGGATCTATCCTTGACATTTTACTACAGAGCTTCAAATCAGGTGAAGGGACCGAAAGATTGCTGAATCACTTGGTGATCATATCCATGGACCCCCAAGCTTTTGAGTACTGCAGTTCCTTGCACCCCTATTGCATCCATCCCTCCATATTTCCACGTCCCATTATGACAACCCCAGATCATAATTTATTCACTTGGACAAGAAATGATGTTTTGTATGAAGTGATTCGATTGGGTTACAACATAATTTTCACG GATGCAGATGTACTGTGGCTTAGAAGTCCGTTTATAAACTTCCATGCGGCTAGTGAACTCACAATTTCATGTAGTGATGGACAAAGTGGAAGTGACCTGCAGGATGGGGGGATCTTCTTCTTGAAAGCAAGTGAGAATTCCCTTGAATTCTTCAAGTATTGGAAATTGACCAAGTTCCTGCATCCAAACAATCCCGCAGAAGAGTCCTTGTGTACAACAGTAAGTGTAATGCAGGATGCAGTTAGCCGGTATAGCTTTGATGTTCAGCTTGCAAATACAAGCTCTTTTGGTGATTTTTGTCAGCTAAATATGAACACGTTAAGGGAGGCTTATACCATTCAAGCTAACTGTTGTGATGATCTCAAAAGCAAAGTTCATGACCTGAGGATTGTTCTTGATGATTGGATCCGCTTCAGAAAACGTGCATCAGAGGGCAATGCTTTGGACAAAATGGATTTGAGGTGGCCACAGAAGTGCTCCATAAGAAACTATACTTAG
- the LOC114389730 gene encoding 26S proteasome regulatory subunit 7-like has protein sequence MMTVEEKPDVTYNDVGGCKEQIEKMREVVELPMLHPEKFVKLGIDPPKGVLCYSPPGTGKTLLARAVANRTDACFIRVIGSELVQKYVGEDARMVRELFQMAHSKTACIVFFDEVDAIGGARFDDGVGGDNEVQHTMLEIVNSTGKSTF, from the exons ATGATGACAGTTGAAGAGAAGCCTGATGTGACATATAATGATGTTGGTGGTTGTAAGGAGCAGATTGAAAAGATGCGAGAA GTTGTTGAGCTTCCCATGCTTCACCCTGAGAAATTCGTTAAGCTAGGAATTGATCCTCCAAAGGGTGTTCTTTGCTATAGTCCACCAGGGACTGGCAAAACACTTTTAGCTAGGGCTGTGGCTAATAGGACTGATGCTTGTTTTATAAGAGTTATTGGAAGTGAGCTAGTTCAGAAATATGTTGGTGAGGATGCTCGAATGGTTCGTGAACTATTTCAG ATGGCCCACTCAAAGACGGCATGCATTGTGTTTTTCGATGAAGTTGATGCAATTGGGGGTGCACGGTTTGATGATGGTGTTGGTGGTGATAATGAGGTTCAGCACACTATGCTTGAAATTGTGAATTCTACCGGTAAGAGCACCTTCTAA